One genomic segment of Candidatus Cloacimonadota bacterium includes these proteins:
- a CDS encoding DNA cytosine methyltransferase: MRFEFEAVDIFSGCGGVSCGLTLAGFKVKAAVEIDRSAVETYQSYQPLSMVKVLHDDICNLSGWEILKAADIKKDDIYLFAGCPPCQNFSRKNPKNIKKTLAERKKLLFEFLRIIEELEPPFILMENVPGLKTKSNKEILDEFLTRLRKRYLVVEGILNSADYGVPQIRKRFVLHAVREDIHKELNDSGFQFEFPKPTHSEKETDGLLPWKTVQEAIGDLPPIRAGETYVDPEGKIHNHKCANLSDINLQRIRAIRANGGSRDGLPEDLVLECHKKKDANGNVFSGHKDVYGIMDANKPAPTMTGGCLSYSKGRYGHYEQDRAISIREAARLQTFPDNFIFSNSLTAAALQIGNAVPIDLVKASAIVLKQAMYIVKEKRIKKKRS, encoded by the coding sequence ATGAGATTTGAATTTGAAGCAGTAGACATATTTTCAGGCTGCGGAGGTGTATCCTGTGGACTTACTTTGGCTGGTTTTAAAGTAAAAGCTGCGGTTGAAATTGATCGTAGCGCAGTAGAAACCTATCAAAGCTATCAACCGCTTAGCATGGTAAAAGTATTGCATGATGACATTTGCAATTTGAGCGGTTGGGAAATACTTAAAGCCGCTGATATAAAAAAGGATGACATATATTTGTTCGCTGGCTGTCCTCCATGCCAAAACTTCTCACGTAAAAACCCAAAAAACATAAAGAAAACCCTTGCTGAACGCAAAAAACTTTTATTTGAGTTTTTGCGAATAATCGAGGAATTGGAACCACCGTTCATACTGATGGAGAATGTGCCAGGCCTTAAGACCAAATCCAACAAGGAAATCCTCGACGAATTTCTAACTCGTCTGAGAAAGAGATATTTGGTGGTAGAAGGCATTCTTAACTCTGCTGACTACGGAGTTCCGCAGATACGTAAGCGATTTGTGCTACATGCCGTGCGAGAAGACATTCACAAGGAATTGAATGATAGCGGGTTTCAATTCGAGTTTCCGAAGCCAACTCACTCAGAGAAAGAAACTGACGGTTTACTCCCGTGGAAAACGGTACAAGAAGCCATCGGTGATCTACCGCCCATTAGAGCGGGTGAAACCTACGTGGATCCCGAAGGGAAAATTCACAATCATAAGTGCGCTAATTTGAGCGATATCAACCTTCAGCGCATACGGGCAATCCGGGCCAACGGTGGTTCGCGTGACGGATTACCAGAAGATTTGGTCTTGGAGTGCCATAAAAAAAAGGATGCTAATGGCAATGTCTTTTCAGGACATAAGGATGTTTACGGTATTATGGATGCTAACAAACCAGCACCTACAATGACAGGAGGATGCCTAAGCTATTCAAAGGGGCGCTATGGACACTACGAACAGGATAGGGCAATTTCAATTCGTGAAGCGGCTCGTTTGCAAACATTTCCAGACAATTTCATATTCAGTAACTCGCTTACAGCGGCTGCTCTGCAAATTGGCAATGCTGTACCGATAGACCTTGTAAAGGCGAGTGCTATAGTACTGAAACAAGCAATGTATATAGTAAAAGAGAAAAGAATTAAAAAAAAACGCAGCTGA
- a CDS encoding PD-(D/E)XK nuclease family protein, which produces PSNDPVNRPGSYERAKQLVQHIMTEYSYIYAADFGRLRQDEARFEISVKDALITGAIDLLMLEDPKRGIITADVIDFKSMETPEDVASYDWRDMSVQVQLYSKAAKEVLGENVETGYIHTLKDNQRTAVPVDNQSVNNAIGVIEWAVKGILIGDFPMRACQQNCVSCDFKAMCAQKLQAFKNTETPPQINTPAGLKTIAALDIESEGGY; this is translated from the coding sequence CCCAAGCAACGACCCCGTCAACCGTCCCGGTTCATATGAACGTGCAAAGCAACTTGTACAGCACATAATGACTGAATATTCGTATATATATGCAGCCGACTTTGGACGCTTGCGGCAAGACGAGGCGCGTTTTGAAATTTCTGTTAAGGATGCATTGATAACAGGAGCCATTGATTTGCTTATGCTCGAAGATCCAAAAAGAGGTATTATTACAGCGGATGTTATCGACTTTAAGTCGATGGAAACACCTGAGGACGTTGCATCTTATGATTGGCGGGATATGTCTGTTCAGGTGCAATTATACTCAAAGGCGGCAAAAGAGGTTTTAGGCGAAAATGTGGAAACAGGTTATATACATACATTAAAAGACAATCAGCGTACTGCTGTGCCAGTGGACAACCAATCCGTAAACAACGCCATCGGTGTTATTGAATGGGCTGTCAAAGGGATACTCATTGGTGACTTTCCTATGAGAGCTTGTCAACAGAACTGTGTTAGTTGCGACTTTAAGGCAATGTGCGCTCAAAAGCTCCAAGCCTTCAAAAACACGGAAACCCCTCCGCAAATCAACACTCCAGCGGGTTTGAAAACTATCGCCGCGTTGGACATTGAAAGTGAGGGAGGTTATTAA